In Phaeobacter gallaeciensis DSM 26640, a genomic segment contains:
- a CDS encoding FecCD family ABC transporter permease, which translates to MIWTLRFSALSLQVSRRAVLTAALLFCVLLATAFLALTLGSYPLSLADMQDILTGGGTAIQQMILLDNRMPRILTALGAGAAFGLSGAMFQTMMRNPLASPDVIGFNAGASCGALVAMMFTGGMVLPGAILGALITAGVVTLLAWSRGLPPYRLILTGVGASLVLTALGDLLISRMDAQTAADMAQWLIGTLNARSWSDVALIWAGLALLAPAVIWLQFPLTRLGMADDLTTGLGMALSPLRLAVTGIGILLAALAVSTAGPLPFVAFAAGPIARRLIPNGRPVLLAAAASGALITLLADTAARAVPMIQLPAGVFTALIGAPALIWLLLAQFRKGAL; encoded by the coding sequence ATGATCTGGACCCTCCGCTTCTCCGCCCTATCGCTGCAGGTCTCGCGCCGCGCGGTCCTCACCGCCGCGCTGCTGTTCTGCGTGCTGCTGGCGACCGCGTTTCTGGCCCTGACCCTGGGCAGCTATCCCCTGAGCCTTGCGGACATGCAGGACATCCTGACCGGCGGCGGCACCGCGATCCAACAGATGATCCTTCTGGACAATCGCATGCCGCGCATCCTGACCGCACTTGGCGCGGGGGCTGCCTTCGGCCTCTCTGGCGCGATGTTTCAGACCATGATGCGCAACCCGCTGGCCTCTCCCGATGTGATCGGCTTCAACGCCGGGGCCAGCTGCGGCGCGCTGGTGGCGATGATGTTCACCGGCGGCATGGTGCTGCCCGGTGCCATCCTCGGCGCTCTCATCACCGCCGGAGTTGTGACCCTCCTGGCCTGGTCGCGCGGCCTGCCGCCCTATCGGCTGATCCTCACCGGTGTGGGGGCCAGCCTCGTGTTGACCGCCCTCGGCGATCTGCTGATCAGTCGCATGGATGCCCAGACCGCAGCGGACATGGCACAATGGCTGATCGGCACGCTGAACGCCCGCAGCTGGAGCGATGTTGCCCTCATCTGGGCCGGGCTGGCCCTGCTTGCCCCGGCTGTGATCTGGTTGCAATTCCCGCTTACCCGCCTGGGCATGGCTGATGATCTTACGACCGGGCTGGGGATGGCGTTGTCGCCGCTCAGACTTGCGGTCACCGGCATCGGCATCCTGCTCGCCGCATTGGCTGTCAGCACCGCTGGGCCGCTGCCTTTCGTGGCCTTTGCCGCCGGTCCCATCGCCCGCCGCCTGATCCCCAATGGCCGCCCCGTGCTGCTGGCGGCGGCAGCATCCGGCGCGCTGATCACTCTGCTGGCCGACACCGCCGCCCGCGCGGTGCCGATGATCCAGCTGCCTGCCGGTGTTTTCACCGCGCTGATCGGCGCCCCAGCGCTGATCTGGCTGCTCTTGGCCCAATTCAGAAAAGGAGCCCTGTGA
- a CDS encoding FecCD family ABC transporter permease gives MTETTLTLPGKPSSGDLRLLWLGAALLTLCLLSIAALSLGARATGWADIWAALTTFDPNNADHIVVRNMRLPRLIGAGLAGAGLGMSGALIQAMTRNPLADPGLLGINGGAALGVVLCILVLGVTDPAEFIWVALGGGLAASVLVFLLGGGSQANPLRLILAGAAVSALFLALTRALLLVSRQTLDVYRFWVLGGFDGIQPATLQSLLPFLILGALLAIIAGFGLNALMLGEDTAKGLGVRTGLTRVTAGAAIVLLCGATVAMAGPIAFAGLIVPHMARWAAGPAIGWSLAFSAVFGALLLVAADLLGRLALFGGNMQAGVMTALIGGPVLIWLVRRNGVRKL, from the coding sequence ATGACTGAGACAACTCTCACACTTCCTGGGAAACCCTCCTCCGGCGACTTGCGATTGCTGTGGCTCGGGGCCGCGCTGCTGACGCTCTGCCTGCTGTCCATTGCCGCCCTCAGCCTTGGCGCCCGCGCCACCGGCTGGGCTGACATCTGGGCAGCCTTGACCACCTTTGATCCGAACAATGCCGATCATATCGTGGTGCGCAATATGCGCCTGCCCCGGCTGATCGGGGCTGGGCTGGCCGGGGCCGGGCTTGGCATGTCTGGCGCCCTGATTCAGGCGATGACCCGCAACCCGCTGGCCGATCCCGGCCTTCTGGGCATCAACGGTGGCGCAGCCCTCGGGGTTGTGCTCTGCATTCTTGTTCTGGGCGTGACCGACCCGGCGGAATTCATCTGGGTGGCCCTCGGTGGTGGTCTGGCCGCCTCCGTGCTGGTGTTCCTCCTCGGCGGTGGCAGCCAGGCCAACCCGCTGCGGCTGATCCTGGCCGGGGCTGCGGTCAGCGCACTGTTTCTGGCACTCACCCGTGCCCTGCTGTTGGTCAGCCGACAGACGCTAGACGTCTATCGGTTCTGGGTGCTGGGCGGGTTCGACGGCATTCAGCCTGCGACGCTCCAGTCCCTGCTGCCGTTTCTCATTCTGGGCGCGCTGCTGGCCATTATCGCAGGGTTCGGCCTCAACGCCCTGATGCTGGGTGAGGATACCGCCAAGGGGCTGGGCGTGCGCACCGGGCTGACACGGGTCACAGCCGGAGCCGCGATTGTACTTCTTTGTGGCGCAACCGTTGCCATGGCCGGGCCGATTGCCTTTGCCGGGCTGATCGTGCCGCATATGGCCCGCTGGGCCGCAGGTCCCGCGATTGGCTGGTCGCTCGCGTTCTCTGCCGTGTTCGGCGCGCTGCTGCTGGTTGCCGCGGATCTCCTGGGGCGACTGGCGCTGTTTGGCGGCAATATGCAGGCCGGAGTGATGACCGCACTGATCGGCGGGCCGGTGCTGATCTGGCTGGTGCGCCGCAACGGGGTACGCAAGCTATGA
- a CDS encoding ABC transporter substrate-binding protein: MRQAQPSRNTGEIRRLTLISPRGSIWRKPLAALAASLAALALGLLPVPASADPFPVEIGHRYGTTTVPDKPTRIVSLSFIGHDFLLALGERPYALRKWYGSDPYGVWPWGHEALGDAQPVVMQGEIDIERIAAMEPDLIAAQWSGITAQQYALLSQIAPTLPPRTEDGDYGAPWQQMLLRLGTATGNRPAAEAIVNRIEARFANLRMAHPDWQGASAMMAWAGHTRAYTRADIRGQFLTALGFSVQDAPGGPNALNRFYVEFPAEDPSAMDVDALIWLDTGRNVEKLARMPLRHTTRAYREGREIYAGKLLSAALSHSSPLSLDYALDQLVPLLEAAVDGDPATVVSSTANAGLLTDGGS; the protein is encoded by the coding sequence GTGAGACAGGCCCAACCATCTCGAAACACAGGCGAAATCCGACGCCTGACATTGATTTCTCCGCGCGGATCCATCTGGCGCAAACCACTCGCGGCATTGGCAGCGTCACTGGCCGCGCTTGCACTGGGTCTTCTGCCCGTGCCTGCAAGCGCAGATCCTTTTCCCGTTGAGATTGGCCACCGCTACGGCACCACAACGGTGCCCGACAAACCCACCCGCATCGTCTCGCTCAGCTTTATCGGGCATGATTTTCTGCTGGCTCTGGGGGAGCGCCCCTATGCGCTGCGCAAATGGTACGGCAGCGACCCCTATGGCGTCTGGCCCTGGGGGCATGAGGCGCTTGGAGATGCTCAGCCGGTGGTGATGCAGGGCGAGATTGATATCGAGCGGATCGCGGCCATGGAGCCTGATCTGATCGCCGCCCAATGGTCAGGCATCACAGCACAGCAATATGCGTTGCTGTCTCAGATCGCACCGACCCTGCCGCCGCGCACCGAGGACGGCGACTATGGCGCCCCCTGGCAGCAGATGCTGCTGCGACTGGGAACCGCGACCGGCAACCGCCCCGCGGCGGAGGCGATCGTCAACCGGATCGAAGCCCGCTTCGCGAACCTGCGTATGGCTCATCCCGACTGGCAGGGCGCCAGCGCCATGATGGCTTGGGCTGGCCACACCCGCGCTTATACCCGCGCCGACATTCGTGGCCAGTTCCTCACCGCTCTTGGGTTTTCGGTGCAGGACGCGCCGGGCGGGCCAAATGCGCTCAACAGGTTTTACGTTGAATTTCCGGCCGAAGACCCGTCAGCGATGGATGTGGATGCGCTGATCTGGCTGGATACCGGGCGCAATGTTGAAAAACTTGCGCGAATGCCGCTGCGCCATACCACGCGGGCTTACCGCGAGGGGCGTGAAATCTACGCGGGCAAATTGCTGTCCGCCGCGCTGTCCCATTCCAGCCCGCTCAGCCTTGATTATGCGCTCGACCAGCTGGTGCCCCTGCTGGAGGCGGCGGTGGATGGCGACCCCGCAACCGTGGTCAGCAGCACGGCAAATGCCGGGCTGCTGACGGACGGAGGCTCCTGA
- a CDS encoding NAD(P)/FAD-dependent oxidoreductase, translating into MLDSTVTAEVQQLLDSLNAALEDGDAQAASALFAPDSYWRDLVAVTWNLKTVEGPSGVLDMLTAQLQHTKPHAFVIQDGEIPSEDGGVTTAWVTFETTIGRGWGLLRLKDGRIWTLLTALQELKGYEENRGKRRPMGAEHGAARNRKSWKEKREAEAAELGYTKQPYTVIVGGGQGGIALGARLRQLGVPTIVLDKHDRPGDQWRSRYKSLCLHDPIWYDHLPYIKFPENWPVFTPKDKVGDWLEMYTRVMEINYWTRSEVQSAQYDEVSGTWTIKVNRDGEEITLRPTQLVLATGMSGKPNMPQFPGMDDFKGTIQHSSQHEGPDAWTGKKVVVVGSNNSAHDICAALWEADADVTMVQRSSTHIVRSDSLMDIGLGALYSEEAVASGMTTEKADMVFASLPYRIMHEFQIPLYEQMRERDSEFYAGLEQAGFDLDWGDDGSGLFMKYLRRGSGYYIDVGASQLIIDGDVKLVKGQVDRFDETGVVLSDGAHLNADLVVMATGYGSMNGWAADLISQEVADKVGKVWGLGSDTTKDPGPWEGEQRNMWKPTQQENLWFHGGNLHQSRHYSLYLALQLKARMEGLDTSVYGLQEVHHLS; encoded by the coding sequence ATGCTCGACTCGACAGTCACCGCAGAGGTTCAACAGTTGCTCGATAGCCTGAACGCCGCCCTTGAGGACGGTGACGCGCAAGCCGCAAGCGCTTTGTTTGCCCCAGACAGTTACTGGCGCGATCTGGTCGCCGTGACATGGAACCTGAAGACGGTAGAAGGGCCGTCTGGCGTTCTGGATATGCTCACAGCGCAACTGCAACACACCAAGCCGCACGCGTTTGTCATTCAGGATGGGGAGATTCCCAGCGAGGATGGCGGCGTGACCACCGCGTGGGTGACCTTCGAAACCACCATCGGCCGGGGCTGGGGCCTGTTGCGGCTAAAAGACGGTCGGATCTGGACGCTGCTCACTGCCCTGCAAGAGCTGAAGGGCTACGAGGAAAACCGGGGCAAGCGCCGCCCGATGGGGGCCGAACATGGCGCCGCCAGGAACCGCAAGTCGTGGAAGGAAAAGCGCGAGGCCGAGGCCGCTGAGCTAGGATACACCAAACAGCCCTACACGGTGATCGTCGGCGGCGGTCAGGGCGGCATCGCCCTTGGAGCACGGCTGCGCCAGCTTGGCGTGCCGACCATCGTTCTGGACAAACACGACCGGCCCGGCGATCAGTGGCGATCGCGCTATAAATCGCTCTGTCTGCATGATCCGATCTGGTACGATCACCTGCCTTACATCAAGTTCCCGGAAAACTGGCCGGTCTTCACGCCCAAGGACAAGGTCGGCGATTGGCTGGAAATGTACACGAGGGTTATGGAGATCAATTACTGGACCCGCTCTGAAGTTCAGAGCGCGCAGTATGACGAGGTCTCCGGGACGTGGACCATCAAGGTCAACCGCGACGGCGAAGAGATCACGCTGCGTCCAACACAGCTGGTTCTGGCCACCGGCATGTCGGGCAAGCCCAATATGCCGCAGTTTCCGGGCATGGATGATTTCAAGGGCACCATCCAACACAGTTCGCAGCATGAAGGCCCAGACGCCTGGACCGGCAAGAAGGTGGTGGTCGTAGGTTCGAACAACTCCGCCCACGACATCTGCGCGGCGCTTTGGGAGGCGGATGCCGATGTGACGATGGTGCAGCGCTCATCCACCCATATCGTGCGGTCTGACTCGCTGATGGATATCGGCCTTGGCGCACTTTACTCCGAAGAGGCGGTGGCCAGTGGCATGACCACGGAAAAGGCCGACATGGTCTTTGCCTCGCTCCCCTACCGGATCATGCATGAATTCCAGATCCCGCTCTATGAGCAGATGCGTGAGCGCGATTCTGAGTTCTATGCTGGGCTTGAGCAAGCCGGTTTTGATCTCGACTGGGGCGACGACGGCTCTGGGCTGTTCATGAAATATCTGCGCCGCGGCTCGGGATATTACATCGACGTGGGTGCCAGCCAGTTGATCATCGACGGCGACGTCAAGCTGGTCAAAGGTCAGGTCGACCGCTTTGACGAGACCGGCGTGGTACTCTCGGATGGTGCACATCTCAACGCCGATCTGGTGGTCATGGCCACCGGCTACGGCAGCATGAACGGCTGGGCCGCCGATCTGATCAGCCAGGAGGTTGCGGACAAGGTTGGCAAGGTTTGGGGCCTTGGCTCCGACACCACCAAGGACCCCGGCCCTTGGGAAGGGGAACAGCGCAACATGTGGAAGCCGACACAGCAGGAGAACCTGTGGTTCCACGGCGGCAACCTGCACCAATCTCGCCACTACTCGCTGTACCTTGCGCTGCAGCTGAAAGCCCGGATGGAGGGTTTGGACACCTCGGTCTATGGGTTGCAAGAGGTACATCACCTGTCTTGA
- a CDS encoding sigma-54-dependent Fis family transcriptional regulator: MVAHHHVEEIEQVLDGHPSGRDSYVDASWRRCVELYGMDPTRSDPAHVVTDTEFRAHREQADWMIGAARSGLQSLFRQVAGQNYVLLLTDAKGVCVDFFGDDLFVDELQRAGLYLGSNWSENLAGTCGVGACIVTGEPVTVHQDDHFGNAHTRLSCTSAPIYDSLGQLAAVLDISLLRSPTPKSSQNLAMSLVTAATRRVEMANLMAASRREWVLRFSSSPEFLDVDPEAAVSLDGSGRIIGATRAATQMLAHGGKLIGARIDELLGLSVDDLPDLMRDRPTEERVVALADGGAVFGHAIAPQAPRRSQANLSALSNHGRGGVLSALAGSDPAMTTLLTRAERLAPTHVPLMISGESGSGKTKLARAIHMASRRGGFSAVDCAGARPEDFCQSPAAQSGPGTLLLRHIEDLHPDTARVLPGFLDAHPDLRPVSTTGCDPSDLVSHERIPAKLYFRLSGSVLNIPPLRERQDLGWLLERLLRRRFGDEMRLTPSARAELLARDWPGNLPELGNVLDVACALAETSVIDLPDLPAATVARDKEQTLEAVLDACDWNMARAARRLGVNRSTVLRRIRKEGLRAPG; encoded by the coding sequence ATGGTTGCACATCATCACGTCGAAGAGATCGAGCAGGTTTTGGATGGCCATCCGTCTGGCCGAGACAGTTACGTTGATGCCTCTTGGCGTCGATGTGTCGAACTCTACGGTATGGATCCGACACGCAGTGATCCGGCTCACGTCGTCACGGATACCGAGTTTCGCGCGCACCGCGAGCAAGCCGATTGGATGATTGGGGCCGCGCGTTCGGGTCTTCAAAGTCTGTTCCGGCAGGTGGCGGGCCAAAATTATGTGCTGCTGCTCACCGATGCCAAAGGCGTCTGCGTCGACTTTTTCGGCGACGACCTGTTCGTGGATGAATTGCAAAGGGCGGGCCTTTACCTTGGCTCTAACTGGTCTGAGAACCTGGCAGGAACCTGCGGCGTCGGAGCCTGCATCGTCACCGGTGAGCCGGTAACGGTGCATCAGGACGACCACTTTGGCAACGCGCATACCAGACTGTCCTGCACCTCGGCGCCAATCTACGACAGCCTAGGGCAACTGGCAGCGGTTCTGGACATCTCGCTGCTGCGCTCTCCGACACCGAAAAGCAGTCAAAACCTTGCCATGTCCTTGGTGACGGCGGCGACGCGACGCGTCGAAATGGCGAACCTCATGGCAGCCAGCCGCCGCGAATGGGTCTTGAGGTTCTCATCCAGCCCTGAATTCCTCGACGTGGACCCGGAAGCGGCGGTATCGCTCGATGGGTCGGGACGGATCATCGGAGCCACTCGCGCCGCCACACAGATGCTGGCGCATGGCGGCAAGCTGATTGGCGCGCGGATCGACGAACTGCTGGGATTGAGTGTCGATGACCTGCCTGACCTGATGCGCGACCGTCCGACGGAAGAAAGAGTCGTGGCCTTGGCGGATGGCGGTGCTGTCTTTGGCCATGCGATCGCGCCACAGGCACCGCGCAGGTCGCAAGCAAACTTAAGCGCCTTATCCAATCATGGGCGTGGCGGCGTCCTTTCCGCCTTGGCAGGCAGCGACCCTGCCATGACAACCCTTTTGACGCGAGCGGAGCGGCTCGCGCCGACGCATGTTCCGCTTATGATTTCCGGCGAAAGTGGCAGCGGCAAGACCAAGCTTGCACGGGCCATTCACATGGCCTCTCGGCGGGGCGGTTTCTCCGCGGTGGATTGTGCCGGAGCGCGACCCGAGGATTTCTGCCAGTCACCTGCGGCTCAGTCAGGACCCGGAACCTTGCTGCTGCGTCATATCGAAGATTTACATCCTGACACCGCGCGGGTTCTGCCAGGCTTTCTGGATGCACATCCCGATCTGCGCCCGGTCTCCACCACCGGCTGTGATCCCTCTGACCTGGTGTCGCATGAAAGAATCCCTGCTAAGCTGTATTTCCGGCTGTCGGGATCCGTGCTGAACATCCCTCCCCTGCGCGAGAGACAGGATCTTGGCTGGTTGCTCGAGCGCCTGCTCCGGCGGCGCTTCGGAGATGAGATGCGCCTGACGCCTTCAGCCCGGGCCGAGTTGCTGGCGCGCGACTGGCCTGGAAACCTGCCCGAACTTGGAAATGTGCTGGATGTGGCCTGCGCGCTGGCGGAAACCTCGGTCATAGATCTGCCGGATCTTCCTGCCGCGACCGTGGCGCGCGACAAAGAGCAGACGCTGGAAGCGGTTCTGGACGCCTGCGACTGGAATATGGCCCGTGCTGCACGTCGATTGGGAGTCAACCGGTCGACGGTTTTACGCCGCATTCGCAAGGAGGGGTTGCGCGCACCCGGCTGA
- a CDS encoding GNAT family N-acetyltransferase: MPATIAITRASPTEPEARSLIRRHLDQMAAQSPEESCHALDGSGLDAPDVAFFLLRREGKAIAMGALKTLSGGGRELKSMHTLAEARGSGAGRQMLEFLLHRARAEQATAIYLETGSTPDFLAARRLYESYGFVECPPFEGYTEDPWSLFMRLDLPAAT; the protein is encoded by the coding sequence ATGCCCGCCACGATTGCCATCACCCGCGCCAGCCCGACAGAGCCCGAGGCCCGGTCGCTGATCCGCCGTCATCTGGACCAGATGGCCGCGCAATCCCCTGAAGAGAGCTGCCACGCGCTTGACGGCAGCGGGCTTGATGCCCCGGATGTGGCCTTCTTTCTGCTGCGGCGCGAAGGCAAGGCGATTGCGATGGGCGCCCTCAAAACCCTCTCAGGCGGCGGGCGTGAGTTGAAATCCATGCACACCCTGGCCGAGGCCCGCGGCAGCGGCGCCGGACGCCAGATGCTTGAATTTCTGCTGCACAGGGCGCGCGCGGAACAGGCAACAGCGATCTACCTGGAAACCGGCTCCACACCCGATTTCCTTGCCGCAAGACGGCTTTACGAGAGCTACGGTTTTGTCGAATGTCCGCCGTTCGAAGGCTACACCGAAGACCCCTGGTCGCTCTTTATGCGCCTCGACCTGCCCGCCGCGACTTGA
- a CDS encoding ABC-F family ATP-binding cassette domain-containing protein: protein MSVINLNALGVTLGDPLFSDLSLTLSKGDRIGLVAANGRGKSTLLACLANELPPTTGEITRARGLRIGHVTQSLPTEALPVTLYDWVLAALPADQADYESWRVDVVLDELQVPYDFQHQPLGTLSGGWQRTAMLAAAWINTPDLLLLDEPTNHLDLKRIAFLEGWLSQRPRDLPMIITSHDRAFLDATTTRTLFLRAEGSRLFQLPFSAARAALDEHDAAEARRHSNDLKKAQQLRQQAAKLKNVGTNSGSDLLLTKTKQLADRADRLEAAATPAHREHSAGDIRLGNSGTHAKALITLEDLMVDTPDGRPLYTTGQKWITPGDRIVLLGANGTGKTQLVRMIQQALIGARTDIKCAPSVVPAYSDQHLSQLSGEDTPLALITAASDVGDQSARSLLAGAGVKFALQDTPVTALSGGQKARLAMLLLRLKHPNFYLLDEPTNHLDIEGQEALEAELVAHGAACLLVSHDRSFLRAVGNRFWQIRGRRLEEVASPEAFLASEMATP, encoded by the coding sequence ATGTCTGTCATCAATCTCAATGCCCTGGGTGTCACCCTTGGCGACCCTCTGTTCTCCGACCTCTCCCTGACCCTCTCAAAAGGCGACCGTATCGGTCTGGTCGCCGCCAATGGGCGCGGGAAATCAACCCTTCTGGCCTGTCTCGCCAATGAATTGCCCCCCACAACCGGGGAGATCACCCGCGCCCGCGGCCTGCGCATCGGCCATGTGACACAAAGCCTGCCCACCGAGGCGCTGCCGGTCACGCTCTACGACTGGGTGCTCGCCGCACTCCCCGCCGACCAAGCCGATTACGAAAGCTGGCGCGTCGATGTGGTGCTGGATGAGCTGCAGGTGCCGTATGACTTCCAGCACCAGCCGCTGGGCACGCTCAGCGGCGGCTGGCAGCGCACCGCCATGCTCGCTGCCGCCTGGATCAATACGCCGGATCTCCTGCTGCTGGATGAGCCGACCAACCATCTGGATCTGAAACGCATCGCCTTTCTGGAAGGCTGGCTGTCGCAGCGCCCCCGCGATCTGCCGATGATAATCACCTCCCATGACCGCGCCTTTCTGGATGCCACGACCACGCGCACCCTGTTTCTGCGGGCAGAGGGATCGCGGCTGTTTCAGCTGCCGTTTTCCGCCGCCCGCGCCGCTCTGGACGAGCATGACGCCGCCGAGGCGCGCCGCCACAGCAACGACCTGAAGAAAGCTCAACAGCTGCGTCAGCAGGCCGCCAAGCTGAAGAATGTAGGCACCAACTCCGGCTCCGATCTGCTGTTGACCAAGACCAAACAGCTCGCAGATCGCGCTGACCGGCTGGAGGCTGCAGCGACACCCGCCCACCGCGAACACTCCGCAGGTGACATCCGGCTCGGCAACAGCGGCACCCACGCCAAGGCCTTGATTACACTGGAGGACCTCATGGTGGATACGCCGGACGGACGGCCACTTTACACCACAGGTCAGAAATGGATCACCCCCGGCGACCGCATCGTGCTGCTGGGCGCCAATGGCACTGGCAAGACGCAATTGGTCCGGATGATCCAGCAAGCCCTGATCGGCGCACGCACGGATATCAAATGCGCACCCTCGGTTGTCCCCGCCTATTCGGATCAGCACCTCAGCCAGCTGTCCGGGGAGGATACCCCGCTGGCGCTGATCACGGCGGCCTCAGATGTCGGGGACCAATCAGCGCGTAGCCTGCTGGCCGGTGCCGGGGTTAAATTCGCCTTGCAGGATACCCCGGTTACAGCCCTCTCGGGTGGGCAGAAGGCGCGGTTGGCGATGTTGCTTCTGCGGCTTAAGCACCCGAATTTCTATCTGCTGGATGAACCGACAAACCATCTCGATATCGAAGGGCAGGAAGCGCTGGAGGCAGAGCTGGTCGCCCATGGTGCCGCCTGTCTGCTGGTGAGCCACGACCGCAGTTTCCTGCGCGCAGTTGGCAACCGGTTCTGGCAGATTCGCGGTCGCCGCCTGGAGGAGGTCGCCAGCCCCGAAGCCTTCCTCGCCTCTGAAATGGCCACCCCCTGA
- a CDS encoding 50S ribosomal protein L11 methyltransferase — protein MLKIQTPNPAPRSSQTARADAGTFVQLAKTASLADGGVQTSQLLAEALQLDPHHHEAQILQERLHQTFVPRWHFPMLADQARNRAYAEAIAMKVRPGDIVLDIGCGAGLTAMLAARAGAKHVYTCEQQPLIAAAATQVIADNGLSDRITVLSKWSHEIVIGVDMPEQADVVVSEIVDTVLLGEGALDTLSHAMAVLAKPGARAIPETGTLVAQLVESEALLQQWRPQTAEGFDLSAFHHLARVAQITPGDFAACGLRPLGPGTDLFQFDFTRPDVAPARSSARLGCTHGGVAHAVFVSFEMQLAPGIALTNGLTSDGHWGRTAFLLDASRRLSPGDDLQVTAQHDAAALSVSVHAAGTAVDRAQVWLEPAWRLEGESSEAPLLAALDYPGWAPTQSASAEAPVRACS, from the coding sequence TTGCTTAAAATACAAACGCCGAACCCTGCTCCGCGCTCCTCTCAAACGGCGCGTGCGGATGCCGGGACATTTGTGCAGCTTGCGAAAACGGCCTCCCTTGCGGATGGCGGGGTGCAGACCTCGCAGCTGTTGGCAGAGGCGTTGCAGCTGGACCCACACCACCATGAGGCGCAGATCTTGCAGGAGCGGCTGCATCAGACGTTTGTGCCGCGTTGGCATTTCCCCATGCTGGCAGATCAGGCGCGCAACCGCGCCTATGCCGAGGCCATCGCAATGAAGGTGAGGCCGGGCGATATCGTGCTGGACATCGGCTGCGGCGCGGGGCTGACGGCGATGCTGGCGGCGCGGGCCGGGGCCAAACATGTCTATACCTGCGAACAGCAGCCGCTGATCGCGGCGGCGGCCACGCAGGTGATTGCCGACAACGGTCTGAGCGACCGCATTACGGTTCTTTCGAAGTGGTCGCATGAGATTGTCATCGGTGTCGATATGCCGGAGCAGGCGGATGTGGTGGTCTCTGAAATCGTCGATACGGTGCTGCTGGGGGAGGGCGCACTGGATACGCTGAGCCATGCGATGGCTGTGCTGGCCAAGCCGGGCGCGCGGGCGATCCCTGAAACCGGGACATTGGTGGCCCAGTTGGTTGAGAGTGAGGCGTTGCTGCAGCAGTGGCGGCCGCAGACGGCGGAGGGGTTCGACCTCAGCGCGTTTCATCATCTGGCGCGGGTGGCGCAGATCACGCCGGGAGATTTTGCGGCCTGCGGGCTGCGGCCTCTGGGGCCCGGTACCGATCTGTTTCAGTTTGATTTTACCCGCCCCGATGTGGCCCCGGCACGCAGCAGCGCACGGCTGGGCTGCACTCATGGCGGTGTGGCTCATGCGGTTTTTGTCAGCTTCGAGATGCAGCTGGCACCTGGTATTGCGCTGACAAACGGGCTTACGTCGGATGGGCATTGGGGGCGGACGGCGTTTCTGCTGGATGCGTCGCGGCGGCTGTCGCCGGGCGATGATTTGCAGGTGACAGCGCAGCACGATGCCGCCGCGCTGAGTGTGTCGGTCCATGCTGCAGGGACTGCGGTGGATCGGGCTCAGGTCTGGTTGGAGCCTGCCTGGCGGCTGGAGGGGGAATCGTCTGAGGCGCCCCTTCTGGCGGCGCTGGACTATCCGGGCTGGGCGCCGACGCAGAGCGCATCGGCTGAGGCGCCGGTTCGCGCCTGTTCCTGA